The Cynocephalus volans isolate mCynVol1 chromosome 17, mCynVol1.pri, whole genome shotgun sequence genomic interval GAGACTTCCTCTTCCTCAGGGAAACGTCAGTTCTGTTCTTAAAGCCTTTCAATGAACAGGATCAGGCCCACCCAGGTAGTCCAGCTCCTTTACATAAAACCCACTGACATACAGAGCACTTTCACAGCAGTGCCTTGATCGCGCTTGAGACGCTGGGTACTGCCACTGAGCCAAGCGGACATACCCAGCTGACTGTCACAGTGGGCCCCGCTCAGCCAACTCATCCAGGGTCCCAGGTCCCCAGGTCTTTGCAGCTGCTCCCACCTTCTACCCAGTGCTGAGATCCTACAGAGCAACGTAGCTTTGGAACCAGGCAGGTTCCGATCACCACCCTTCCACTTCTCTCTCAGTGACCCTGGAACCCTCAGtccctcctctgtaaagtgggcaGAGCAGTGGGGAGGTCAGAGGGAGACTGTGTGGCACCTGGCGGTGTTCGACTCTCATTCGTCCTGTGCTGATGtctgcccccagccctggcactaACAGCTCTTTCTTATCTCTGCCTCCAGCAACATGAAGCTGCACTACAGGAAGGAGGAGCCGCTGCCGCCCGTGACACAGTAAGGACACTGTCGTTTCCCCTTTTGTGGCCCTGTGGGGGGGCCACTTCCCCTCACCACTGGGCCTTCTTGGTTGCAGAGCACGGTACCCTCAACCGAAGCTGCTGGAGCAGAGGTAGGTGTCACGAGAGGCCTGGTCGGGGGCGGGGTAGGGGTGGTGGAGAGGTCAGTGTCACAGCAGCCCTGGGGCCCAGGCAGTCTGGGACCGTGGAGAGATAGGCTGGGAGTCAGGGACCTGGGctccagtcccagctctgtcactagctgtgtgaccttgggcaggttacccAACTGCTCTGAGCTTTTTCTGTACAGGCGGCTACTGCCAGGTTGGAGGACCAGATAAGGTGGTATTCGTGATACGTGTACTGTGCCCACCACATCGTAGACGCTCCAGTCCATTGCTGACAATAGTACTGCATCACCTTGGATGACAGCCCCCATGTGTTAGGCACTCAGCACGCACGGGAACGTGAGGCTCCTTCTAGACACTTGGTGTGCACTACTTCCGGGGCCCCTCGACCCCACTGGGAGGTAACTATTGTTATCTCCACTTTCCACACGAGGAAACAGGTCCAGAGCCAGGGTGGGAGTTGCTCTGGGTCCCACAGTGTGAGAGGCAGGGCCAGGACGGGACCCAGGCCTTCGTAAGAGGAGGGTCTCCGTAACCACTGCCTCCCTGCTGCTAGGCCCACAGAGCTGCTGACACTCACGCCCTGGTTGGCACCCATCGTCTCTGAGGGAACCTTCAACCCGGAGCTTCTGCAGCACATCTACCAGCCGCTGAACCTGACCATTGGGGTCACGGTGTTTGCCGTGGGGAAGTGAGTAGCGGGCTGGGCGGGGGCAAGGGGGTTCTCGATGAGCCccaggagcttacagtctagggGTCAGACAGGACGTACACACAGGATACCAGCTGGGCACCAGGGAGGCTCTGAGCCAGGTGCTGAGCAGAGGGAAGGTACAGAGtgtgatggggggtgggggcagcttcctggaggaaggggtcTGGCCCTGACATGGAAGGGGAGTTGGAGGCAGCCCAGGTAAGGGAATAGGAGCCTTGGTCAGGAGGCGCCCgtgccccacccccacttttCCTGGACTCTTGCTCTACTCTCCTGTCTCTTCCCTGACCCCACCTGGCCTTTCCTTCAGGACCTACCACCTGGCAACTTCCCTCTGAGGCTCTTCCTGAGACTCCTGAGAGAGGGACCATGAGGGGGCCCCAAGGCCTAGAGCACTGGCTAGATGGTGAATGGGCAAGCTTCTAGGCGGCTTCTAAAGATCAGCCAGAATGAGAATCCCATAGGACACTGCCCAGCACTTAGTGAGTGCTCGATCAAAGTGAGCTTGGTTCATGAATACTGTATAAAGAATCAGCATTCAGGATCATTCTTACAACATTCTTAAGAGGTTGGTACTAGGACTGTGGGTTTGACAGACAAGGACCCCAGGTTCAGACCTGCGTGACTCTCGAGGTGGGAAGTACATCCAGCCTGGCTGAGCCAGACCCCATGCCCCGCATGGTACCAGCACATGGTGGAGAACCAGGCAGTGCACTGCTGGGGCAGCGGAGGGTGACAGGGTTACCTTCACCAGGTACACCCTCTTCGTCCAGCACTTCCTGGAGTCGGCCGAGGAGTTCTTCATGCGTGGTTACCAGGTGTACTACTACATCTTCACCCATGACCCTGCGGCCATTCCCAGGGTCCCCCTGGGCCCCGGCCGGCTCCTCAGCATCATCCCCATCCAGGGTCACTCCCACTGGGAGGAGATCTCCATGCGCCGGATGGAAACCATCAGCCAGCACATAGCCAGGAGGGCCCACCGGGAGGTGGACTACCTCTTCTGCCTTGATGTGGACATGGTGTTCCGGAACCCatgggggcctgagaccttgggggaCCTGGTGGCTGCCATTCACCCAGGCTACTTCACTGTAACCCGCCAGCAGTTCCCCTATGAGCGCAGGCATGCGTCCACTGCCTTTGTGGAAGACAGCGAGGGGGACTTCTATTATGGTGGGGCGGTCTTCGGGGGGCGGGTGACCAGGGTGTATGAGTTTACCAGGGGCTGCCACATGGCCATCCTGGCAGACAAGGCCAATGGCATCATGGCAGCCTGGCAGGAGGAGAGCCACCTGAACCGCCGCTTCATCTCGCACAAGCCATCTAAGGTGCTGTCCCCCGAGTACATCTGGGATGACAGGAAGCCTCAGCCGCCCTGCCTGAAGCTGATCCGCTTTTCTACACTGGACAAGGATGCCAGCTGGCTGAGGAGCTGACAGCGGAGCCATGCTGCCATGACCGTGGACCCAAAGCTCTGCACCTACCTGCACCAGGGCTTCCCTCCTCCAAGCCTTACGGGCAGACCAGCCCTGTCCTGCCTACCTCTCAGTCTAGAGAATCCAATCAGAAAATGGATGTGGAAAGGCCATCATAAACTGTGAAGGGCTGTGCACACATGAGGATCACACAGTGGCGTGTGGCACAAGAATGGGTGGACAGGAGGACAGGAGACCAGTGGTTAGAAGGCAGGGCCCAGCTGGCCTTGCCTCGCCCAGCAGACATGCCTTCAGCAGGCAGGCCCTGGAGTCTCTGCCCAACTCAAAGTGCCTGAAATCCCGCTGCCGTCCCCTCTTTGTTGCACAGTGCCCTTAAAGTTGCACTTCTAACACCCTAGTGTGAAAGATGCCCGGACCCTTTCTCTCTGGCTGTGGAGGTTCCAGGAACTGTGATATGCCCCAGCACATGTAGCCAAATTTCTCACTCAGGACCCCACAGCCAGCCTTTGAGATGGACCAGGGCTAGGCTCCCTTTGGCTTCCTGCACCCCATGGTGAGCCACACTCTTAGGGACTAGCTGCCTCCTTTCTAAGAGGATTTGGGAAGTTTTAAATAAAGGTGGCATCTGCTAGGCCCTAACCAGGGTTTTTGCACCTGCACATCTAAGCATCTGTTCtgcaggcactggggatacaggcAGACTGGATTTCAAACACAGTCAGCTTGGGGAAAGGAGCGGCTAAAGCTGGCTGCTGCAACAGACAAGATTTCATTCGAATTCTCTGGACAGACTGGGTGAGGGGAAGCATGCTGACAGATTGGCCACGTTCTCAGAGTGCAGGCAGCAGAGCCAGTCAGCTGGACAGCTCTGGACACGTAGGTCCTGAGAGCTGAAGGGATGTGTCTATCAGCCCTCCTGCCTCCAGGGTCACCTTAGCCCTGGCAGGccactggctggtatggggctCCAACAGCCTGTGAGGACAGCCTCGCCAGCTCAGGCCCAGGGGGACTTCAGAGGCCCATGTGGTTCTGTCTGCCTGGCCAGACAGACAGAGGGTGAGGCACAGGGTCAGGCATGGTTCCCCCTCCCATAAGGGCAGCAACATCTTTTCCATGGAaggaggagacagagggtaaGTTGGGGTATACTCTGTGATCACAGCAGAATGAACAGGTACCCACCCACCTGGCCACccctgccagcctggggaccAGCCC includes:
- the GBGT1 gene encoding globoside alpha-1,3-N-acetylgalactosaminyltransferase 1 translates to MHRGRLALGLGFCLLAGTGLCFLWVHVENWLPVSYVPYYLPCPEIFNMKLHYRKEEPLPPVTQARYPQPKLLEQRPTELLTLTPWLAPIVSEGTFNPELLQHIYQPLNLTIGVTVFAVGKYTLFVQHFLESAEEFFMRGYQVYYYIFTHDPAAIPRVPLGPGRLLSIIPIQGHSHWEEISMRRMETISQHIARRAHREVDYLFCLDVDMVFRNPWGPETLGDLVAAIHPGYFTVTRQQFPYERRHASTAFVEDSEGDFYYGGAVFGGRVTRVYEFTRGCHMAILADKANGIMAAWQEESHLNRRFISHKPSKVLSPEYIWDDRKPQPPCLKLIRFSTLDKDASWLRS